Proteins found in one Pontibacter sp. SGAir0037 genomic segment:
- a CDS encoding single-stranded DNA-binding protein, with protein sequence MASVNKVILVGNVGKDPEVRHLESNVAVARFPLATSESFKDKSGARQEKTEWHNIVVWRGLAEVCEKYVKKGMQVFIEGKIRTNQYQDKDGNTRYSTEIVADSLTMLGGKGDQAPQPVAAGGYAAKSDEPDDLPF encoded by the coding sequence ATGGCATCAGTAAACAAAGTAATACTGGTAGGTAATGTGGGCAAGGACCCTGAAGTTCGACACTTAGAATCAAATGTAGCAGTAGCAAGGTTCCCTTTGGCTACTTCAGAATCCTTCAAAGACAAATCGGGGGCAAGGCAGGAGAAAACCGAATGGCACAATATTGTGGTTTGGCGAGGTCTTGCAGAAGTTTGCGAAAAGTATGTGAAAAAAGGCATGCAGGTTTTTATCGAAGGTAAAATCCGAACAAACCAATACCAGGATAAAGATGGCAATACGAGGTATTCTACCGAGATTGTAGCAGATTCTTTAACAATGTTGGGTGGCAAAGGAGACCAAGCACCTCAGCCAGTTGCTGCGGGTGGTTATGCTGCCAAGTCAGATGAGCCGGATGACCTTCCGTTCTAA
- a CDS encoding glycoside hydrolase family 78 protein yields the protein MRKLTAVIITLVFCSISSGFSQPAFSAADMKCEYLVNPLGVDTPKPRFTWCLNDSRPGARQTAYRILVDIDSIALSTGKGSIWNTGWVKSDEQLAIFSGDELKAFTKYFWRVDVTDQRKKKSTVGKIASFETGMMNQKNWQGSWISDTEDIQLKPAPYFRKTFATTKRIKAARAYMAAAGLYELSINGQRVGNHRLDPMYTRFDRRTLYVTYDVTPQLQAGENAIGVLLGNGWYNHQSTAVWNFDKANWRNRPAFCLDLRITYEDGTTETISSGKDWKTSLSPIIFNSIYTAEHYDARLEQPGWNTANFDDSKWRSVIYRSAPSVNVVAQVMHPIRDVEEMAAQGFRQLNDSTYLFDLGRNIAGVSSITVQGAAGTIVKLKHGERLYKNGYVDMSNIDEHYRPTDNTDPFQTDIFILSGRGEETFKPRFNYKGFQYVEVTSSKPITIGKSSLRGYFMHSDVPVAGQVRSSNPVLDKIWHATNNSYLSNLFGYPTDCPQREKNGWTGDAQIAIETGLYSFEGITVYEKWLADHRDEQQPNGVLPSIVPTSGWGYEWGNGPDWTSTIAIIPWNIYLFYGDKKLLVDCYDHIKRYVDHITGISPTGLTTWGLGDWVPVKSKTPVELTSTCYYYADAVILARAAQILGKETDYEKYMALSVKIKDAFNAKYLNRETGIYGDGVQTALSVPLYWGLVPENLKSKVAANLAKRVEADNYYLDVGLLGQKAILSALSENDYAAIAYKVAAQETYPSWGWWIRNGATTLYENWNIAASRDMSLNHIMFGEIGAWLYKGIGGIKPDPAQPGFKNILLKPHFVEELSQFEASHNGPYGKIVSSWKRTADGISYTVTVPANSTATLYLPVINGLQVQLNGKTIAATTMQLQAGEFLFEWKHR from the coding sequence GTGAGAAAATTAACTGCTGTAATTATTACACTGGTGTTTTGTAGTATATCAAGTGGCTTTAGTCAGCCTGCTTTTAGTGCTGCCGACATGAAGTGCGAGTACCTGGTGAACCCTCTGGGAGTAGATACACCAAAACCACGCTTTACCTGGTGTTTAAATGACAGCAGGCCGGGAGCCAGACAAACAGCCTATCGTATTTTGGTTGACATAGATTCAATAGCGCTTTCAACAGGAAAAGGTAGTATCTGGAACACTGGCTGGGTGAAGTCGGATGAACAGCTAGCTATTTTTAGTGGGGATGAGCTAAAAGCTTTTACAAAATACTTTTGGCGTGTAGATGTAACGGATCAGCGGAAAAAGAAATCAACTGTAGGTAAGATAGCAAGCTTTGAAACCGGGATGATGAACCAGAAAAACTGGCAGGGCTCCTGGATATCCGATACAGAAGATATCCAACTTAAACCTGCTCCTTATTTTAGGAAAACCTTCGCCACAACAAAGAGAATAAAAGCAGCGAGAGCTTACATGGCAGCTGCTGGCTTGTACGAGCTTTCCATCAACGGACAGAGAGTTGGCAACCACAGACTTGATCCTATGTATACCCGGTTCGACAGGCGGACTTTGTATGTAACATACGATGTAACCCCGCAACTGCAGGCAGGAGAAAATGCAATAGGCGTTTTACTGGGCAATGGCTGGTACAATCATCAGTCTACCGCTGTCTGGAATTTTGACAAAGCCAATTGGCGGAACCGTCCTGCTTTTTGCCTCGACCTGCGCATTACCTATGAAGATGGAACCACCGAAACCATTAGTTCAGGCAAAGACTGGAAAACTTCCTTAAGCCCGATCATCTTTAACAGCATTTATACAGCAGAACATTATGATGCCAGGTTAGAACAGCCTGGCTGGAACACAGCAAATTTCGACGACTCCAAATGGAGAAGCGTTATCTATCGTTCAGCCCCGTCAGTAAACGTAGTAGCTCAGGTGATGCACCCTATACGGGATGTAGAGGAAATGGCAGCACAAGGCTTTAGGCAGCTAAATGATTCTACTTATTTGTTTGACTTAGGCAGGAACATTGCGGGCGTAAGCAGCATAACGGTGCAAGGTGCGGCAGGCACCATTGTAAAGCTTAAGCATGGGGAGCGACTGTACAAGAACGGGTACGTGGATATGTCGAACATAGATGAACATTACAGGCCTACTGACAATACTGATCCGTTTCAAACAGATATATTTATCTTAAGTGGCAGAGGCGAAGAAACGTTTAAACCGCGCTTCAATTACAAAGGGTTTCAGTATGTAGAGGTAACCAGCAGTAAACCAATTACTATAGGCAAAAGCAGTTTAAGAGGGTATTTTATGCATAGCGATGTGCCTGTCGCCGGGCAGGTCAGATCGTCAAATCCGGTGTTGGATAAGATATGGCATGCAACCAATAACTCCTACCTCTCCAACTTATTTGGTTATCCTACAGATTGTCCGCAGCGGGAAAAGAACGGCTGGACAGGCGATGCACAGATTGCCATAGAAACAGGCTTGTATAGCTTTGAGGGGATCACGGTGTATGAAAAATGGTTGGCAGATCATCGTGATGAACAACAGCCAAATGGCGTGCTGCCTTCTATAGTGCCAACGAGTGGTTGGGGTTACGAGTGGGGAAATGGCCCCGACTGGACCAGTACCATCGCCATTATTCCCTGGAACATCTATCTTTTCTATGGTGATAAGAAGCTGCTGGTTGATTGCTATGATCATATTAAACGCTATGTAGATCATATAACTGGAATAAGTCCGACAGGGCTAACAACATGGGGGTTGGGAGATTGGGTGCCGGTAAAGTCTAAAACACCTGTAGAGCTAACCTCTACCTGCTACTACTACGCTGATGCCGTTATACTGGCCAGGGCGGCTCAAATTCTTGGTAAAGAGACAGATTATGAGAAATATATGGCACTCTCTGTCAAGATAAAAGATGCTTTTAATGCTAAATACTTAAACAGGGAAACAGGTATTTATGGCGATGGAGTGCAGACCGCTTTAAGCGTGCCGCTATACTGGGGACTGGTGCCTGAGAACCTGAAAAGTAAAGTGGCGGCTAATCTAGCAAAACGTGTAGAGGCTGATAACTATTACTTGGATGTAGGCTTGCTGGGTCAAAAAGCAATTTTGAGCGCTTTGAGTGAGAATGACTATGCTGCTATAGCTTATAAGGTTGCTGCGCAGGAAACCTATCCATCGTGGGGCTGGTGGATCAGGAATGGAGCAACCACCTTATATGAGAACTGGAATATAGCGGCAAGTCGTGACATGTCGTTAAACCATATTATGTTCGGAGAAATCGGGGCCTGGCTTTATAAAGGTATAGGAGGTATAAAGCCTGATCCGGCACAGCCTGGATTCAAAAATATATTGCTGAAGCCTCACTTTGTGGAAGAACTGAGTCAGTTTGAAGCATCACATAACGGCCCTTATGGAAAAATAGTCTCCTCCTGGAAAAGAACTGCGGATGGAATATCATATACTGTTACTGTGCCTGCTAACTCAACGGCTACATTATACCTGCCTGTTATAAATGGTTTACAAGTTCAGTTGAATGGTAAAACTATTGCGGCTACCACAATGCAACTCCAGGCAGGAGAGTTTCTGTTTGAGTGGAAGCACAGATAA
- a CDS encoding pentapeptide repeat-containing protein, whose protein sequence is MEAVYTEGEIFHNIDYTKEALPKGEYENCTFTNCNFASADLAGISFADCEFNDCNLSTARIARTSLKDVRFRHCKLLGLHFQNCNEFLFSVDFENCVLNLSSFYRLKLKKTRFKNCSLHEVDFAESDLSAADFENCDLAGAIFENTLLEKADFRTSYNYQINPEQNRLKKARFSLSGIPGLLAKHDIVIE, encoded by the coding sequence ATGGAAGCTGTTTACACAGAAGGAGAAATCTTTCATAACATAGATTATACGAAGGAAGCTTTACCCAAAGGCGAATACGAAAACTGCACGTTTACAAACTGTAATTTTGCCAGTGCAGATCTGGCCGGTATCAGTTTTGCTGATTGCGAATTCAATGACTGCAATTTAAGCACGGCCCGTATTGCCAGAACCTCTTTAAAAGATGTCCGCTTTAGACATTGCAAACTACTTGGACTGCACTTTCAGAACTGCAACGAATTTCTCTTTTCTGTTGATTTTGAGAACTGTGTGCTCAATCTTTCCTCTTTTTACCGCCTGAAACTTAAGAAAACCCGTTTTAAGAACTGCAGCCTGCACGAGGTAGACTTTGCCGAAAGCGATTTAAGTGCTGCTGATTTCGAAAATTGCGATCTGGCAGGCGCTATCTTTGAAAACACGCTCCTGGAAAAAGCCGACTTCAGAACCTCCTATAATTACCAGATTAACCCGGAACAGAACCGGCTGAAAAAAGCCAGGTTTTCCCTAAGCGGTATACCGGGCCTACTAGCAAAACATGATATTGTGATTGAGTAG
- a CDS encoding alpha/beta fold hydrolase, which translates to MNYKLLLFLLLVLVSGRLAAQVKSINEAKYVSIGGIEQWVTISGDDRSKPVILFLHGGPGSTMSQYDDAIYGYWKKDFVLVYWDQRGAGRTFGRNAPEVVTEDYWIENPLTVERMTADGIELSEYLTKHLGKRKIIIIGTSWGSVLGASMALKRPDLFSTYIGHSQVVNGEEGFLNAFNLVSKLARDARDQESLEKLQALGPPPYEDARKSGQLMRIIKKYERENSTPAPASWWKVASEYDNEKDAQNRYDGDDYSFLYFAGHKAMGIKSMEAEVNFMKNGLHYKIPVYLIQGEEDILTSKELTKAYFDKVKAPKKEFVLVPGAAHGHNQAVIDAQYNAVKKALNLH; encoded by the coding sequence ATGAACTATAAACTTCTGCTGTTTCTACTTCTCGTTTTAGTCTCAGGCCGGTTAGCTGCTCAGGTAAAGTCCATTAACGAGGCAAAATATGTTTCCATTGGCGGTATAGAACAATGGGTAACCATTAGCGGAGACGACAGGTCCAAGCCCGTTATTCTGTTTCTGCATGGTGGGCCAGGCAGCACCATGAGTCAGTATGATGACGCCATCTATGGCTACTGGAAAAAAGACTTTGTATTGGTGTATTGGGACCAGCGTGGAGCAGGAAGAACTTTTGGCCGTAATGCTCCTGAAGTGGTAACTGAGGATTATTGGATTGAGAACCCACTGACTGTCGAGCGCATGACAGCTGACGGGATTGAGCTTTCAGAGTACCTGACCAAACACCTTGGGAAGCGTAAAATCATCATTATCGGAACCTCTTGGGGATCGGTGCTGGGAGCCAGTATGGCCTTAAAGCGCCCTGATCTTTTCTCTACCTATATAGGACATTCACAGGTGGTAAATGGAGAAGAAGGGTTTCTGAATGCATTTAATTTGGTATCTAAACTAGCTAGGGATGCCAGAGACCAGGAATCTTTAGAGAAGCTGCAGGCCTTAGGTCCTCCTCCTTACGAAGATGCCAGAAAATCAGGCCAGCTCATGCGCATCATCAAAAAGTATGAGCGGGAGAATTCAACACCTGCTCCTGCATCCTGGTGGAAAGTAGCGAGCGAATACGACAATGAGAAAGATGCCCAAAACAGGTATGATGGGGATGATTATTCTTTTCTCTACTTTGCCGGTCATAAAGCAATGGGAATTAAATCTATGGAGGCTGAGGTGAATTTTATGAAGAATGGCCTGCATTACAAGATTCCTGTGTACCTCATTCAGGGCGAGGAAGATATTTTAACCTCCAAAGAGCTGACTAAAGCGTATTTCGACAAAGTAAAGGCTCCAAAAAAAGAGTTTGTGCTTGTGCCGGGTGCTGCTCACGGACACAACCAAGCGGTGATTGACGCGCAGTATAACGCTGTAAAAAAGGCCTTAAACCTTCATTAG
- a CDS encoding DUF4932 domain-containing protein, which yields MKSILTHAVALAMLGLVQISCAQSVRQLPSIKSGIETISYRVGAETSDGWKISPEIKPDRLEVEVKQRRMPVAFITDIDSVKFTIKEGDTVRFSVQYHGEEALTEVVGVSKNVNFSKSYIKAHKGKSIIEVPEVHELANILVALSRIGQQDSNMVDMTTPYYKEVMSYFAPYQNHPLLDIINQHIVKPFDNESYWYYYALKMNACGYVFNKKGNIVNEGIIRKMGFNHPDDPIKANLALVNDFARKSKFREFYKQHQPYYQSLIKTYEGLNPMDKMQTWLEGKFPFTYGSYRVTFSPLVGGAHATNRFEDNDFTQTVMFVCRSKPSDKNSKALNEMQDSRVVFTEIDHNFVNPVSDGYLKQINEVFGDRQKWTKEKNGTSAYGSPYAVFNEYMTWAVFSLYCLDNFPAEEVAAFLPRMERQMENSRGFSRFGDFNKQLITLYKANPDKKVNELYEEMLAWSKALQ from the coding sequence ATGAAAAGCATTTTAACACATGCTGTAGCCCTTGCAATGCTTGGGCTGGTGCAAATCAGTTGTGCACAGTCTGTAAGACAGCTGCCTTCCATTAAATCGGGTATCGAAACCATTAGCTACCGGGTAGGTGCAGAGACCAGCGATGGCTGGAAAATATCGCCCGAGATAAAGCCAGACCGGCTGGAGGTAGAGGTAAAGCAGCGCCGAATGCCAGTCGCTTTTATTACCGACATAGACTCTGTTAAATTTACTATAAAAGAAGGCGACACAGTGCGTTTTTCTGTGCAGTACCATGGAGAAGAGGCTTTAACAGAGGTGGTAGGAGTTTCAAAGAACGTTAATTTCAGCAAGTCCTACATAAAAGCGCATAAAGGCAAATCTATAATAGAAGTGCCGGAGGTGCATGAGTTGGCCAATATCCTGGTGGCGCTTTCGAGGATAGGGCAGCAGGATTCAAACATGGTGGATATGACCACGCCATATTATAAAGAAGTGATGTCGTATTTTGCTCCCTACCAGAACCACCCACTCCTGGACATCATTAACCAGCACATTGTAAAACCTTTCGACAACGAAAGCTATTGGTACTATTATGCCCTGAAGATGAACGCCTGTGGCTATGTGTTTAATAAGAAGGGCAACATTGTAAATGAAGGCATCATCCGGAAGATGGGCTTCAATCATCCGGATGATCCTATTAAAGCTAACCTGGCATTGGTGAATGATTTTGCCAGGAAATCTAAATTCAGGGAGTTTTACAAGCAACACCAGCCATACTATCAGAGCCTTATTAAAACCTATGAGGGGTTGAACCCGATGGACAAGATGCAGACCTGGCTGGAGGGTAAATTTCCGTTTACCTATGGCAGCTACCGTGTTACCTTCTCACCACTGGTGGGTGGGGCGCATGCTACTAACCGGTTCGAAGATAATGACTTTACCCAAACCGTAATGTTTGTTTGCAGATCAAAGCCATCTGACAAGAATAGCAAGGCCCTGAATGAGATGCAGGATTCGCGGGTGGTGTTTACTGAAATCGATCATAACTTCGTAAATCCTGTTTCGGATGGCTACCTGAAGCAGATTAACGAGGTGTTCGGAGATCGCCAGAAATGGACAAAGGAAAAGAACGGGACCAGCGCCTATGGTTCGCCTTATGCTGTTTTCAATGAATATATGACCTGGGCTGTGTTTTCGCTCTACTGCCTAGATAATTTTCCGGCAGAAGAAGTGGCTGCTTTTTTACCGCGTATGGAGCGGCAGATGGAAAACAGCAGGGGCTTTAGTAGGTTCGGAGACTTTAATAAGCAACTGATAACTTTATATAAAGCAAATCCAGATAAAAAAGTAAATGAGCTTTATGAGGAGATGCTGGCCTGGAGTAAAGCGCTGCAGTAG
- a CDS encoding ABC transporter permease, translating into MLKNYIKMAFRNLMRHKVFSLINIAGLALGMTCSILILLWVQDEVSFDKFHENIDQLYRVMEVQHYPGNDDLITDANPGPLAEALEKDMPEVKYAVRSTTWEWKQLFTYEDKIIKVNGRHTDPEFFEVFSFPLLHGDPKQVLQEPNSVVISASTAQKFFGTTDAVGKIFKINNSASYQVTGVMQDVPKNSSFQFDYVMPLNDWINTPGGEWVKDWSNNGIRTYVLLQPGADVAAVNKKIEGFIKKYAPKSNADLFLQPISEMHLYSDFRPGKDRSGMIVYVRLFSVVAAFLIIIACINFMNLATARSAKRAKEVGVRKAIGAGKNALVQQFMLESVLVAFLALFLSLNLVGIVLPQFNNLTGKAITLDLSDPGLILILLGVALVTGLISGSYPAFFLSSFNPAVVLKGTVKLSSKVSLFRKGLVVFQFVLSALLIVSTLVVYLQLHYIRTKDIGLNRENVVQIPIEGEIGQRYDMIKQEFLKQAGITGVTAANQSPLMIGNSTGHINWAGKAPDADILFSIIYTELDFLETMNIQVKEGRGFSEEYGADTANVLINEEAARLMQLENPVGEWLEGGGQKAQIIGVVKDFHSSSVQEPMQPLILLLNSGAKNTMFARIAPGQAPGALAAMEKVLKKYNPAFPFTYHFLDEDFEKMYKSEAIIGELTNYFAGIAILISCMGLFGLALFTAEQRTKEIGIRKVLGASTSGIVFMLSKDFLKLVLLANIVALPLSWYLMSNWLDDYAYRTELSWWIFAAAFVATIIIAMLTLSFHAIKTAVANPVNSLRTE; encoded by the coding sequence ATGTTAAAGAACTACATTAAAATGGCCTTTCGCAACCTGATGCGGCACAAGGTCTTCTCTCTTATCAATATCGCAGGGCTTGCATTAGGGATGACCTGTAGCATTCTGATTCTGCTTTGGGTACAGGATGAAGTAAGCTTTGATAAGTTTCATGAAAATATCGATCAGTTGTACCGTGTTATGGAGGTACAGCACTATCCTGGGAACGATGATTTAATTACAGATGCTAACCCGGGACCGCTTGCTGAGGCGCTGGAGAAAGATATGCCGGAAGTAAAGTATGCTGTTCGTTCTACTACGTGGGAGTGGAAGCAGCTTTTTACCTATGAAGATAAAATTATTAAAGTGAATGGCCGCCATACCGATCCTGAGTTTTTTGAGGTATTTTCTTTCCCATTACTGCATGGCGATCCAAAACAGGTGCTGCAGGAGCCGAATTCTGTGGTAATAAGTGCAAGCACTGCTCAAAAATTTTTTGGTACGACAGATGCAGTAGGCAAAATCTTTAAAATAAATAACAGTGCCAGCTACCAGGTAACCGGCGTGATGCAGGATGTGCCAAAGAACTCTTCGTTTCAGTTCGACTATGTAATGCCCTTGAATGACTGGATAAATACACCAGGTGGCGAATGGGTAAAAGACTGGAGCAACAACGGCATACGAACGTATGTGTTACTGCAGCCAGGGGCAGATGTAGCAGCTGTTAATAAGAAAATTGAAGGGTTTATAAAAAAATATGCACCTAAATCTAACGCCGATCTTTTTCTGCAGCCGATAAGCGAAATGCACCTGTACTCTGATTTCAGGCCGGGTAAAGACCGAAGCGGCATGATTGTATACGTGCGGCTGTTCTCGGTGGTGGCTGCTTTCCTGATTATCATTGCCTGTATTAATTTTATGAACCTGGCTACTGCCCGTTCGGCAAAACGTGCCAAAGAGGTAGGAGTGAGAAAGGCTATAGGAGCCGGTAAAAATGCCCTGGTGCAGCAGTTTATGTTAGAATCGGTGCTGGTGGCCTTTCTGGCCTTATTCCTGTCGCTGAACCTGGTTGGCATTGTGCTGCCCCAATTCAACAATTTAACGGGTAAAGCTATAACGCTTGATCTTTCCGACCCCGGCCTGATCCTGATTTTGCTGGGTGTAGCTCTTGTTACAGGTTTGATTTCGGGTAGCTATCCTGCTTTCTTTTTATCATCCTTTAATCCTGCCGTAGTGTTGAAAGGTACTGTAAAGCTAAGCAGCAAAGTTTCTTTATTCAGAAAGGGGCTGGTTGTATTCCAATTTGTACTTTCTGCTTTACTGATTGTAAGTACGCTGGTGGTATACCTGCAATTGCACTATATCAGAACAAAAGATATAGGACTGAACCGTGAGAATGTTGTGCAGATACCGATTGAAGGTGAGATAGGCCAGCGGTATGATATGATAAAGCAGGAGTTTCTGAAACAAGCCGGCATAACAGGGGTAACAGCCGCTAACCAAAGTCCGCTGATGATAGGAAACTCTACAGGCCATATAAACTGGGCTGGTAAAGCACCCGACGCTGACATCCTGTTCAGTATTATCTACACAGAACTCGACTTTCTGGAGACGATGAATATCCAGGTAAAAGAAGGAAGGGGCTTTTCGGAAGAGTACGGTGCCGATACAGCCAATGTGCTGATTAATGAGGAAGCCGCCAGGCTGATGCAGCTGGAGAACCCTGTAGGAGAGTGGCTGGAAGGCGGTGGGCAAAAAGCTCAAATTATTGGTGTTGTAAAAGACTTTCATAGCTCCTCTGTTCAGGAGCCTATGCAGCCACTGATTCTCCTGCTAAATTCCGGTGCCAAGAATACGATGTTTGCCCGCATTGCACCCGGACAGGCACCCGGTGCACTGGCTGCCATGGAAAAGGTGCTAAAGAAGTATAATCCGGCCTTTCCGTTTACCTACCATTTCCTGGACGAAGACTTTGAGAAAATGTATAAAAGCGAGGCGATTATAGGTGAGCTAACAAACTATTTTGCAGGCATTGCCATCCTTATTTCCTGTATGGGCTTGTTCGGCCTGGCCTTATTCACGGCGGAGCAGCGCACTAAAGAAATCGGAATCCGAAAAGTATTAGGTGCCTCTACCTCTGGTATTGTGTTTATGCTGAGCAAAGATTTTCTGAAACTTGTGTTGCTGGCAAATATTGTGGCGCTGCCATTAAGCTGGTACCTAATGAGCAATTGGCTGGACGACTATGCGTACCGTACCGAACTTAGCTGGTGGATCTTTGCTGCTGCCTTTGTGGCTACCATTATTATAGCTATGCTTACCTTAAGCTTCCATGCTATAAAAACGGCAGTAGCCAACCCCGTTAACTCGCTTCGAACAGAATAG
- a CDS encoding sigma-54 dependent transcriptional regulator: MATLKNARVLVVDDESDVLFAMKMLLKAEVKEVVTEKNPENLLSLLDRQQFDVIFLDMNFKSALNTGNEGIYWLHKILEKDRTATVILITAYGDVELAVKSLKEGASDFIVKPWHNEKLVEALHKALQTKQVKGKGSAARTAQASSAGATLLLGQSEAIQEVLYKIEKVAPTEANVLILGENGTGKELVARALHEKSFRAGKPFISVDIAALTDSLFESELFGYKKGAFTDAKEDRTGRFEAANGGTLFLDEIGNISPAMQAKLLTVLQNRQVVPLGSNQPVPVDIRLVSATNAPLYELAASNHFRKDLIYRINTIEITLPPLRQRTGDVELLARHFAGIYAEKNHKPAPAFSEAALKKLQQHSWPGNVRELQHTIERALIMAEDNVLQPQDFSFSSIESPVLAAPAAPFSPNTTQLHQLERETIIRVIEKNQGNISKSAKELGLTRTALYRRLNKHDI; encoded by the coding sequence ATGGCCACTTTAAAAAATGCTCGTGTACTAGTCGTAGACGACGAAAGCGATGTGCTTTTCGCCATGAAGATGCTGCTTAAAGCAGAAGTGAAGGAGGTCGTAACAGAGAAGAACCCGGAGAACCTGCTCTCGTTGCTGGACAGGCAGCAATTCGATGTTATTTTCCTGGACATGAACTTTAAAAGTGCTCTGAATACCGGTAACGAAGGCATTTACTGGCTTCATAAAATACTGGAAAAAGACAGAACTGCTACAGTTATCCTGATTACAGCTTATGGCGATGTGGAACTGGCAGTTAAATCTTTAAAAGAAGGAGCCTCCGATTTTATTGTAAAACCCTGGCATAACGAGAAGCTGGTAGAGGCCTTGCACAAGGCGCTACAAACTAAACAGGTAAAAGGTAAAGGCAGCGCTGCACGAACGGCACAGGCTAGTAGCGCAGGTGCTACACTTTTACTCGGGCAATCAGAGGCAATACAGGAAGTGCTGTATAAAATTGAGAAAGTAGCTCCAACCGAAGCCAATGTACTGATACTAGGTGAAAACGGAACAGGTAAAGAGCTGGTAGCACGTGCCCTGCATGAAAAATCGTTCAGAGCCGGTAAGCCTTTTATTAGCGTGGATATTGCCGCACTAACCGACTCTCTTTTTGAGAGTGAATTATTCGGGTATAAAAAGGGAGCCTTTACCGATGCCAAAGAAGACCGCACAGGCAGGTTTGAAGCAGCTAACGGAGGCACTTTGTTTCTGGACGAGATCGGCAATATTTCACCCGCTATGCAGGCAAAACTACTGACGGTGCTGCAGAACAGACAGGTAGTTCCGTTAGGTTCCAACCAGCCTGTGCCTGTAGACATCCGGCTGGTTTCTGCCACCAATGCTCCGCTTTACGAACTGGCTGCTTCTAATCATTTCCGCAAAGATCTGATTTACCGTATTAATACCATAGAAATTACGCTGCCACCTTTGCGCCAGCGTACAGGAGACGTTGAACTGCTGGCGCGTCATTTTGCCGGAATTTACGCTGAAAAAAACCATAAACCTGCCCCTGCATTTTCGGAGGCTGCCCTAAAAAAGCTGCAACAACACAGCTGGCCCGGTAATGTGCGGGAACTGCAGCATACCATTGAACGTGCCCTCATCATGGCCGAAGATAATGTACTACAGCCACAGGACTTTAGCTTTTCGTCCATAGAATCTCCTGTATTGGCTGCTCCTGCTGCTCCTTTTTCACCTAATACCACCCAGCTGCATCAACTGGAGCGGGAAACTATTATCAGAGTAATCGAGAAAAACCAGGGCAATATTTCCAAATCAGCAAAAGAACTTGGCCTTACCCGCACCGCCCTTTACCGCCGACTGAACAAGCATGATATTTAA